In Poecilia reticulata strain Guanapo linkage group LG17, Guppy_female_1.0+MT, whole genome shotgun sequence, the following proteins share a genomic window:
- the LOC103480060 gene encoding uncharacterized protein LOC103480060: MNIFKQKPKRLPDAVKAESTKLEPQKGPLPVYRVPLNEENIRLKGCRFFRFGEQSKVASKQSRTIMVLGATGAGKSTLINGMINYMLGVKWSDSYRFSLVDDGQTKSQAHSQTSEVTVYKLNXRDGFEVPFSLTIIDTPGFGDTRGIDRDREITEQLRNLFTSKDGVSEIDAVCFIAQSALARLTPTQKYVFDSILSIFGKDIAENIRILVTFADGQKPPVLEAIXESGVPSPKGKDGLPVHFKFNNSALFADNKSSAADALSDDDDENFDQMFWNMGTKSMKRFFAALNQIETKSLTLTKEVLRERQQLEVSVENLQLQVKLGLAKMEEIRETRXKIKEXEAEISRNEKFEFXVTVKRPXQFDISGTGNYITNCQQCHVTCHYPCAIPNDDDKRGCWAMDGNGYCTQCKGKCYWNVHFNQKYRWXYKDVXEKRTAKXXKENYXKATGQKMTVEGLMRKLEAEYGIMQNEVNKLIDKSAKCLNRLKEIALRPNPLTTPKYIDLLIEGEKQEGKPGWKHRVESLINMKQQAEIMAKLEKGENLLL; this comes from the exons ATGAACATCTttaaacaaaagccaaaaaGGCTTCCTGATGCTGTTAAAGCTGAGAGCACAAAGCTGGAGCCACAGAAAGGACCACTGCCTGTTTATAGAGTTCCTCTGAACGAGGAGAACATCAGATTAAAGGGATGCAGGTTCTTCAGGTTTGGAGAACAAAGCAAAGTTGCTTCCAAACAAAGTCGCACCATCATGGTTCTTGGAGCTACAGGTGCTGGGAAGTCAACCCTCATCAATGGGATGATAAATTACATGCTAGGTGTTAAATGGTCAGACTCGTATCGGTTCAGCTTAGTGGATGATGGTCAGACAAAATCCCAAGCTCACAGTCAGACCTCTGAGGTCACTGTGTACAAACTCAACYACAGGGACGGATTTGAGGTTCCCTTCTCTCTGACCATCATAGACACTCCAGGCTTTGGAGACACCAGAGGAATAGACAGAGACAGGGAGATCACAGAGCAGCTCCGTAACCTCTTCACTAGTAAAGACGGGGTYAGTGAGATTGATGCTGTGTGTTTTATAGCTCAATCAGCTTTAGCTCGTCTCACACCGACACAGAAATATGTCTTTGATTCCATTCTCTCCATCTTTGGCAAAGATATAGCAGAAAACATCAGGATCCTGGTGACATTTGCAGATGGTCAGAAGCCTCCAGTTCTAGAAGCCATCAAMGAATCAGGCGTACCAAGTCCGAAAGGGAAAGATGGTCTTCCAGTTCACTTCAAATTTAACAACTCTGCTCTGTTTGCTGACAATAAATCCTCTGCAGCAGATGCCCtgagtgatgatgatgatgaaaactTTGATCAGATGTTTTGGAACATGGGAACAAAAAGCATGAAAAGGTTTTTTGCTGCTCTAAATCAG ATAGAAACCAAAAGTTTGACACTGACAAAAGAGGTCCTGAGAGAAAGACAACAGCTGGAGGTTTCAGTTGAGAATCTGCAGCTTCAGGTTAAACTTGGTTTGGCCAAAATGGAGGAGATCAGAGAGACGAGARAAAAAATCAAAGAGCWTGAAGCCGAGATCAGTAGAAATGAGAAATTTGAGTTTKATGTCACTGTGAAGAGACCTAYACAATTTGATATCTCRGGTACTGGGAACTACATTACCAACTGTCAGCAGTGTCATGTCACCTGTCATTACCCTTGTGCAATACcaaatgatgatgataaaaGAGGATGTTGGGCAATGGATGGCAATGGATACTGCACTCAGTGTAAAGGTAAATGTTACTGGAATGTTCATTTCAACCAAAAGTACAGGTGGGAWTATAAAGATGTTAYAGAGAAACGGACAGCCAAAGASMYGAAGGAAAACTATGAWAAGGCCACAGGGCAGAAGATGACTGTTGAGGGACTGATGAGAAAACTGGAGGCTGAATATGGTATCATGCAGAATGAGGTGAATAAATTAATAGACAAGTCAGCAAAGTGTCTGAACCGACTGAAGGAGATAGCACTGAGGCCCAATCCTCTCACCACTCCAAAGTACATTGATTTGCTGATTGAAGGAGAGAAACAGGAGGGAAAACCAGGCTGGAAACATCGAGTTGAGTCACTGATTAACATGAAACAACAAGCAGAAATCATGGCTAAATTGGAGAAAGGAGAAAACCTTCTCCTCTGA
- the slc39a6 gene encoding zinc transporter ZIP6, with translation MLTDQMAAAILAATLCFAASCVWAAADCSPSPTEASGGARLLTAVVDAQRAERARRQHLEALFHRYGENGSISLDGLKRLLQSVGLDRIRNVMVKHREQAGHHHDHHHHHHHHHRHPAADQNRTEDLQQTPPTVSAAPGRGGRTADGAGLLVKTQKRSLAGEGAVATATAAKSEPVEHRDELDQDHLEEEECLNASALLLSHGMSQEGGVALGDFSFLCPALLHQIDSGACLLHGDASRHQDTGHKHHRHSHGHHGNHDHSHATHNHSEPSGGENGKHIATAWVGGFVSITIISALSLVGVLLIPLMSRVFFKFLLSFLVALAVGTLSGDAFLHLIPHSHGNHDHYNHLDDHNDLHPDNEEENMDGVWKGLTALGGVYVMFLIEHFLTLGKMYKDKKQKVQKKWDQTDKSDPEKQPSLGESELKPSEDAEPNGAGAFGELPGGVTEEEQVMLTPQVSVVTQQTYGRPAGDGGGSGYSAEDCENKCHSHFHDTVGQADSLHHHHHDYHHILHHHHSQNHHPHSHSQSYSEEHFQQAGIASLAWMVIMGDGLHNFSDGLAIGAAFSESLSSGLSTSVAVFCHELPHELGDFAVLLKAGMTVRQAILYNVLSAMTAYVGLVTGILVGHYAENVSTWIFALTAGLFLYVALVDMVPEMLHNDAGDHGFSHWGFFLLQNAGILLGFCIMLLIALFEHKIRLDLGY, from the exons ATGCTGACTGACCAGATGGCGGCAGCCATCTTGGCTGCGACGCTCTGCTTCGCTGCCAGCTGCGTTTGGGCGGCGGCGGACTGCTCGCCGTCCCCCACCGAGGCCTCCGGCGGCGCCCGGCTCCTGACCGCGGTGGTGGACGCTCAGAGGGCCGAGCGGGCCCGAAGGCAACACCTGGAGGCGCTGTTCCACAG ATACGGAGAGAACGGCTCCATCTCTCTGGACGGCCTGAAGCGTCTGCTGCAGAGCGTCGGCCTCGACCGGATCCGGAACGTCATGGTGAAGCACCGGGAGCAAGCCGGCCACCACCatgaccaccaccaccaccatcatcatcatcacagaCACCCGGCCGCCGACCAGAACAGAACCGAGGACCTGCAGCAAACCCCGCCCACTGTGTCTGCGGCGCCGGGTCGGGGCGGCAGAACCGCCGACGGCGCCGGGTTGTTGGTGAAAACCCAGAAGAGAAGCTTGGCTGGAGAAGGAGCGGTCGCCACGGCGACGGCGGCTAAAAGCGAGCCAGTGGAGCATCGTGATGAACTGGACCAGGATCatctggaggaggaagag TGCCTGAACGCCTCGGCTCTCCTCCTCTCACACGGCATGTCCCAGGAAGGAGGCGTCGCCCTGGGAGACTTCTCCTTCCTGTGCCCCGCCCTCCTGCACCAGATCGACAGCGGGGCGTGTCTCCTCCACGGCGACGCCTCCCGACACCAAGACACGG GACATAAACACCACAGACATTCACAcggtcaccatggaaaccacGACCACAGCCACGCCACCCATAACCACAGCGAGCCCAGCGGCGGGGAAAACGGCAAACACATCGCAACAG CCTGGGTCGGCGGCTTCGTCTCCATCACCATCATCAGCGCGCTGTCCCTGGTGGGCGTCCTCCTCATCCCGCTCATGAGCAGAGTCTTCTTCAAGTTCCTGCTCAGCTTCCTGGTGGCGCTGGCCGTGGGAACGCTGAGCGGCGACGCCTTCCTGCACCTCATTCCACAC TCCCACGGGAACCACGACCACTACAACCACCTGGACGACCACAACGACCTTCACCCCGACAACGAGGAGGAGAACATGGACGGCGTGTGGAAGGGCCTGACGGCTCTGGGCGGAGTCTACGTCATGTTCCTGATCGAACACTTCCTGACGCTGGGAAAAATGTACAAAGACAAGAAGCAGAAG GTCCAGAAGAAGTGGGACCAGACGGACAAATCGGACCCGGAGAAGCAGCCGTCTCTGGGGGAGAGCGAGCTGAAGCCAAGCGAAG ACGCGGAGCCGAACGGCGCCGGTGCGTTCGGCGAGCTCCCCGGCGGCGTGACGGAGGAGGAGCAGGTGATGCTGACGCCGCAGGTTTCCGTGGTAACGCAGCAGACGTACGGCCGGCCCGCGGGGGACGGCGGCGGCTCCGGATACTCGGCCGAGGACTGCGAGAACAAATGCCACTCCCACTTCCACGACACGGTGGGCCAGGCGGACAGCCTGCACCACCATCACCATGACTACCACCACATCCTGCACCACCACCACTCCCAGAACCACCACCCCCACAGCCACTCCCAATCCTACTCCGAGGAGCACTTCCAGCAGGCCGGCATCGCCTCGCTGGCCTGGATGGTCATCATGGGCGACGGCCTGCACAACTTCAGCGACGGCCTCGCCATCG gagCCGCCTTCAGCGAGAGTCTGTCCAGCGGACTGAGCACATCGGTGGCCGTTTTCTGCCACGAGCTGCCGCACGAGCTGG GTGACTTTGCGGTGCTGCTGAAGGCGGGCATGACGGTTCGCCAGGCCATCCTCTACAACGTTCTGTCGGCCATGACGGCGTACGTCGGCTTGGTGACGGGCATTCTGGTTGGCCACTACGCTGAAAACGTTTCCACCTGGATCTTCGCCCTGACGGCCGGACTCTTCCTGTACGTGGCGCTGGTGGACATG GTGCCGGAGATGCTGCACAACGACGCCGGCGACCACGGCTTCAGCCACTGGGGCttcttcctgctgcagaacGCCGGCATCCTGCTGGGCTTCTGCATCATGCTGCTCATCGCGCTGTTCGAGCACAAGATCCGGCTGGACCTGGGGTACTGA